The Pongo pygmaeus isolate AG05252 chromosome 11, NHGRI_mPonPyg2-v2.0_pri, whole genome shotgun sequence genome includes a region encoding these proteins:
- the LOC129031193 gene encoding cytochrome P450 27C1 isoform X4 — translation MQTSAMALLARILRAGLRPAPERDRDMVAQVLRAEGAAPQRANMESWREYRDLRGRATGLISAEGEQWLKMRSVLRQRILKPKDVAIYSGEVNQVIADLIKRIYLLRSQAEDGETVTNVNDLFFKYSMEGVAAILYESRLGCLENSIPQLTVEYIEALELMFSMFKTSMYAGAIPRWLRPFIPKPWREFCRSWDGLFKFSQIHVDNKLRDIQYQMDRGRRVSGGLLTYLFLSQALTLQEIYANVTEMLLAGVDTTSFTLSWTVYLLARHPEVQQTVYREIVKNLGERRVPTAADVPKVPLVRALLKETLRLFPVLPGNGRVTQEDLVIGGYLIPKGTQLALCHYATSYQDENFPRAKEFRPERWLRKGDLDRVDNFGSIPFGHGVRSCIGRRIAELEIHLVVIQLLQHFEIKTSSQTKAVHAKTHGLLTPGGPIHVRFVNRK, via the exons ACCGCGATATGGTGGCTCAGGTGCTCCGGGCGGAGGGCGCTGCGCCCCAGAGAGCCAACATGGAGTCCTGGCGGGAGTACCGAGACTTGCGGGGGAGAGCCACCGGGCTCATCTCGGC GGAGGGTGAGCAGTGGCTCAAGATGAGAAGCGTATTGAGACAAAGAATTCTGAAACCGAAAGATGTGGCCATTTATTCTGGAGAAGTCAATCAAGTTATTGCTGACTTAATTAAAAGAATCTACCTCCTCAGGAGCCAGGCAGAAGATGGAGAAACTGTGACCAACGTCAATGatcttttcttcaaatattcaatGGAAG GAGTGGCCGCCATCCTTTATGAGAGTCGTTTGGGCTGCCTGGAAAACAGCATCCCACAGCTGACTGTGGAATACATCGAGGCCCTGGAGCTCATGTTTAGCATGTTCAAGACCTCCATGTATGCAGGCGCCATCCCCAGATGGCTTCGCCCCTTCATCCCAAAGCCCTGGCGGGAATTCTGCAGGTCCTGGGATGGACTCTTCAAATTCA gCCAAATTCATGTTGACAACAAGTTGAGGGACATACAGTACCAAATGGACCGAGGCCGGAGGGTGAGCGGGGGACTTCTCACATACCTCTTCCTTAGCCAGGCACTGACGCTGCAGGAGATCTACGCCAATGTGACTGAGATGCTGCTGGCCGGCGTCGACACG ACGTCCTTCACCTTGTCCTGGACGGTGTACCTCCTGGCAAGGCACCCAGAAGTGCAGCAGACGGTGTACCGGGAGATCGTCAAGAATTTAGGGGAAAGGCGTGTTCCAACTGCAGCTGATGTCCCCAAGGTCCCGCTGGTCAGAGCTCTCCTTAAGGAAACCCTGAG GCTGTTTCCAGTGCTGCCAGGGAACGGCCGGGTCACCCAGGAAGACCTGGTTATTGGCGGGTATCTGATTCCGAAAGGC ACCCAGTTGGCCCTTTGCCACTATGCCACATCGTACCAGGATGAGAACTTCCCTCGGGCCAAGGAGTTCCGGCCTGAGCGCTGGCTGCGGAAAGGAGACTTAGATAGAGTTGACAATTTTGGATCCATCCCCTTTGGTCATGGGGTTCGCAGCTGCATAGGGCGGAGAATTGCAGAATTGGAGATTCACCTCGTTGTGATCCAG ttGCTTCAACATTTTGAGATCAAAACATCTTCTCAGACCAAAGCTGTTCATGCAAAAACCCACGGGCTCCTGACGCCTGGGGGGCCCATCCACGTGCGATTTGTTAACAGAAAGTAA